The Leifsonia sp. 1010 genome has a segment encoding these proteins:
- a CDS encoding 5-formyltetrahydrofolate cyclo-ligase, which yields MDSDTAAHRKRALRAELRERRQNLTTTERQTATAGLTRNLVDLATDLSARSVAAYLSTPVEPDTRPFLNWAHTQGLRVLLPISREDGLLDWTTGDGETETEGLYGLPEAVGELLGPIAINDVDLILVPAAAVDATGMRMGWGRGYFDKTLGSMEKCPPVYAVLFDGELVDEVPRERHDQPVDGAVTPTRIVQFT from the coding sequence ATGGACTCGGACACCGCCGCTCATCGCAAGCGCGCCCTGCGTGCGGAGCTCCGCGAGCGCCGGCAGAACCTCACCACGACCGAGCGCCAGACCGCGACGGCGGGCCTGACCCGCAACCTGGTCGACCTCGCGACCGACCTGTCCGCCCGCTCGGTCGCGGCGTACCTCTCCACCCCGGTGGAGCCGGACACGCGCCCCTTCCTCAACTGGGCGCACACGCAGGGTCTGCGCGTCCTGCTGCCGATCTCGCGCGAAGACGGCCTGCTCGACTGGACCACCGGCGACGGCGAGACCGAGACCGAAGGCCTCTACGGCCTGCCCGAGGCGGTCGGCGAGCTGCTCGGACCCATCGCGATCAACGATGTCGACCTCATCCTGGTGCCGGCGGCCGCCGTCGACGCGACCGGGATGCGGATGGGCTGGGGCCGCGGCTACTTCGACAAGACGCTGGGCAGCATGGAAAAATGTCCCCCGGTGTACGCCGTCCTCTTCGACGGCGAACTGGTGGACGAGGTGCCGCGCGAGCGTCACGACCAGCCGGTGGACGGCGCGGTCACCCCGACCCGCATCGTCCAGTTCACCTGA
- a CDS encoding FmdB family zinc ribbon protein, translated as MPTYSYSCRDCGHAFDIQQAFTDDALTVCPNCGGSLRKVFGTVGVTFNGSGFYRTDSRGGAKKSDSGSSSSGSSSSGSSDSSGSSSSGSTSSSSSTSSTPSTSSSGSAA; from the coding sequence ATGCCGACCTACTCCTATTCGTGCCGCGACTGCGGCCACGCCTTCGACATCCAGCAGGCCTTCACCGACGACGCCCTCACGGTGTGCCCGAACTGCGGCGGATCGCTCCGCAAGGTGTTCGGGACCGTCGGCGTGACGTTCAACGGCTCCGGGTTCTACCGGACCGACTCGCGCGGCGGTGCGAAGAAGTCGGACTCGGGTTCGTCGTCGTCGGGTTCGTCCTCGTCCGGCTCGTCGGATTCCTCCGGCTCGTCGTCCTCCGGCTCCACGTCGTCCAGCTCCTCCACCTCCTCGACCCCGTCGACCTCGTCGTCGGGCTCCGCCGCGTAG
- the mscL gene encoding large-conductance mechanosensitive channel protein MscL produces MLKGFKEFILRGNVIDLAVAVVIGAAFTAVVNSIVNNLINPLIGAIAKTQGLESSLVLTIGDAQIKFGAVLAAIINFLIVAVVVYFVFVYPINQVRKRAERLRKKGVVEPEAPITELDLLTEIRDLLQAQQSPPQPSGKHADPLP; encoded by the coding sequence ATGCTCAAAGGGTTCAAGGAGTTCATCCTCCGCGGAAACGTGATCGACCTCGCGGTCGCGGTCGTCATCGGCGCGGCGTTCACGGCGGTCGTCAACTCGATCGTGAACAACCTGATCAACCCGCTGATCGGCGCGATCGCCAAGACGCAGGGCCTCGAGTCGTCGCTGGTGCTGACGATCGGCGACGCGCAGATCAAGTTCGGCGCCGTGCTCGCGGCGATCATCAACTTCCTGATCGTCGCCGTGGTCGTCTACTTCGTCTTCGTCTACCCGATCAACCAGGTGCGCAAGCGGGCCGAGCGCCTGCGCAAGAAGGGCGTCGTCGAGCCGGAGGCCCCCATCACGGAGCTCGACCTCCTCACCGAGATCCGCGACCTGCTCCAGGCGCAGCAGTCGCCGCCGCAGCCGTCGGGCAAGCACGCCGACCCCCTCCCCTGA
- a CDS encoding AAA family ATPase gives MWRLDRKTEDDDATSGIPDDDALNPRTTTAPHALSLGDPALVAGNIADPVWKRWRDEIAAVGGVSPLLHFEDSPRTRIELSTTHPGGLPQFITGQSTLLSSLIRDELALRTARAAANAITAKGIELRSVRGIESVHLAIGLAQWRHGSEEYFAPILLRPLAIRRYGRDFELKLKGHTFLNPELARALNEQFQITLDADAFVALAVSNGVFKPQPVIDRLRGLTSHLPWFNVQPRLVASSFADVAPALSEEARDLDTVLLDALAGNPTARTTVESAFNPVEPIRQDERPPATDTLLLDADEAQENVVAQIAAGNSLVVKTLPGTGGTQTIVNAIGALVAQHKRVLVVSPRRSSLDDIAQRLTKAGLPGLAVTPRTLRRDLIQSIARNEKATQPKVTDVDEALVRLRKVLVDYRAALTRRDPVLRVSVLDALRELSRLSLLPAPPSTTARLGRRAIEGLARDRAASADALIRAARLGEFRYGPNDSPWYGASFTTTEEGKAAHELAKKLNRAELPRLIDRAQALIGQTRMRPFASIAELGVYLRLLLDIRETLDKFTPSVYDRSLTELIAATASRRESPSMSSANRRRLRKHALEYVRPGVHVTDLNESLRRIQQQRILWNRFAVAGVVPEVPVGIADVQVAYQRVAEDLARLDIPLRRTGTPQSLAALPVEELTRQIAGLAAESEVLANLQERTALLTQLREQELDPLISDLSIRHVPETQVSAELELAWWQSVLESLLASDRALLNANTGVLDRLEADFRLVDEAHASATGKQLAWMLAETWKIGIVDWPDEAAALKRLLKSTTPTATTLNEAAPHLARPLAPVWLISPYEVPSIGREVGFDAVLLVDAGASSLAENVPVIRRAKQVVAFGDPVTQTPSRFDIGVHEYGTTVEDVDVDALHADSALARLSELLPVYTLSRSYRAGGEDLAELVNRRFYGGMIDSMPWAGTYLGHGSLSLHYVSGGQGMPDTDTGAVESTDAEVAKVVELVLAHATERPRESLMVITASERHAVRVNQAVLAAFAKRSELADFILGDRAEPFTVVTLDQSVGQSRDRVIFSIGYGRTPHGRLLSNFGALAEPGGDRLLAVGMTRGRRGMDIVSCFRPEDIDETRMRHGIAALAQVLGEADQIQAAAPEYLSPDADPMVLDLAKRLARRGLDVHLGYRGKLTLVASHGGRAVAVETDQDVSKGSLRESLRLRPDVLRRLGWHYLRVHSFELFADPDAVAGRIAKLIGKTEPDAETAPITLPPLA, from the coding sequence GTGTGGCGACTGGACAGGAAGACCGAGGATGACGACGCGACGTCGGGCATCCCAGACGATGACGCCCTGAACCCGCGCACGACGACGGCTCCGCACGCGCTCAGTCTGGGCGACCCGGCCCTGGTCGCCGGCAACATCGCCGACCCGGTGTGGAAGCGCTGGCGCGACGAGATCGCCGCGGTCGGCGGGGTCTCTCCGCTGCTCCACTTCGAGGACAGCCCGCGCACGCGCATCGAGCTGAGCACGACGCATCCCGGCGGCCTGCCGCAGTTCATCACCGGGCAGAGCACGCTGCTCTCCAGCCTCATCCGCGACGAGCTGGCGCTCCGCACCGCACGCGCGGCCGCGAATGCGATCACCGCGAAGGGCATCGAGCTGCGCTCCGTGCGCGGCATCGAGTCGGTGCACCTGGCGATCGGCCTGGCGCAGTGGCGTCACGGCTCCGAGGAGTACTTCGCGCCGATCCTGCTGCGCCCGCTCGCCATCCGCCGCTACGGCCGCGACTTCGAGCTGAAGCTGAAGGGCCACACCTTCCTCAACCCCGAGCTCGCGCGCGCCCTCAACGAGCAGTTCCAGATCACGTTGGATGCGGACGCCTTCGTCGCGCTCGCCGTCAGCAACGGCGTGTTCAAGCCGCAGCCGGTGATCGACCGCCTGCGGGGCCTGACCTCGCACCTGCCCTGGTTCAACGTCCAGCCGCGGCTGGTCGCCTCGTCCTTCGCCGACGTCGCCCCGGCGCTGAGCGAAGAGGCGCGCGACCTCGATACCGTGCTGCTGGATGCGCTGGCCGGCAACCCGACCGCGCGCACGACGGTCGAGAGCGCCTTCAACCCGGTGGAGCCCATCCGCCAGGACGAGCGCCCGCCCGCGACCGACACCCTCCTGCTCGACGCCGACGAGGCGCAGGAGAACGTGGTGGCGCAGATCGCGGCGGGGAACTCCCTCGTCGTCAAGACGTTGCCCGGCACCGGCGGCACCCAGACGATCGTCAACGCGATCGGCGCCCTGGTGGCCCAGCACAAGCGCGTGCTCGTGGTGAGCCCGCGGCGGTCGAGCCTCGACGACATCGCCCAGCGGCTGACGAAGGCCGGCCTGCCGGGTCTCGCGGTGACGCCGCGCACGCTGCGCCGTGACCTCATCCAGTCGATCGCCCGCAACGAGAAGGCCACGCAGCCGAAGGTCACCGACGTCGACGAGGCACTGGTGCGGCTCCGGAAGGTGCTCGTCGATTACCGCGCCGCGCTGACCCGCCGCGACCCCGTGCTGCGCGTGTCCGTTCTGGATGCGCTGCGCGAGCTTTCGCGCCTCTCCCTTCTTCCCGCCCCGCCCTCGACGACGGCCCGTCTCGGCCGCCGGGCGATCGAGGGGCTCGCCCGCGACCGTGCCGCGTCGGCGGACGCGCTGATCCGCGCCGCCCGCCTCGGCGAGTTCCGGTACGGACCCAACGACTCTCCCTGGTACGGCGCCTCCTTCACGACGACGGAAGAGGGGAAGGCAGCGCACGAACTGGCCAAGAAGCTCAACCGCGCCGAACTGCCTCGCCTCATCGACCGCGCCCAGGCCCTCATCGGCCAGACGCGGATGCGTCCGTTCGCGTCGATCGCGGAGCTCGGCGTCTACCTGCGGCTCCTGCTCGACATCCGCGAGACGCTCGACAAGTTCACGCCCTCCGTCTACGACCGTTCGCTGACCGAGCTGATCGCGGCCACCGCATCCCGTCGCGAGTCGCCGTCGATGTCGAGCGCCAACCGCCGCCGCCTGCGCAAGCACGCCCTGGAGTACGTCCGGCCCGGCGTGCACGTCACCGACCTCAACGAGAGCCTGCGGCGCATCCAGCAGCAGCGCATCCTGTGGAACCGGTTCGCCGTCGCCGGCGTCGTGCCCGAGGTCCCGGTCGGGATCGCGGACGTGCAGGTCGCCTACCAGCGCGTTGCCGAAGACCTGGCGCGCCTCGACATCCCGCTCCGCCGCACCGGGACGCCGCAGTCGCTCGCAGCGCTCCCCGTGGAGGAGCTGACCCGCCAGATCGCCGGCCTCGCCGCCGAGTCCGAGGTGCTCGCCAACCTGCAGGAGCGCACCGCCCTGCTCACCCAGCTGCGCGAGCAGGAGCTCGACCCGCTGATCTCCGACCTGTCCATCCGGCACGTTCCGGAGACGCAGGTGAGCGCCGAGCTGGAGCTCGCGTGGTGGCAGTCGGTGCTGGAGTCACTGCTCGCCTCGGACCGCGCCCTGCTCAACGCCAACACCGGTGTGCTCGACCGGCTCGAGGCCGACTTCCGCCTGGTGGATGAGGCGCACGCCTCCGCGACAGGCAAGCAGCTGGCGTGGATGCTCGCCGAGACCTGGAAGATCGGCATCGTCGACTGGCCGGACGAGGCCGCAGCGCTGAAGCGCCTCCTGAAGAGCACGACGCCGACGGCGACCACGCTCAACGAGGCGGCGCCGCACCTCGCGCGCCCGCTGGCGCCGGTGTGGCTGATCTCGCCCTACGAGGTGCCGTCGATCGGCCGCGAGGTCGGTTTCGACGCCGTGCTGCTGGTGGATGCGGGTGCGTCGAGCCTCGCCGAGAACGTCCCCGTCATCCGCCGCGCGAAGCAGGTCGTGGCGTTCGGCGACCCGGTGACGCAGACGCCGTCGCGCTTCGACATCGGCGTGCACGAGTACGGCACGACCGTCGAAGACGTCGACGTGGACGCGCTCCACGCCGACTCAGCGCTCGCGCGCCTCTCCGAACTGCTCCCCGTCTACACGCTCAGCCGCAGCTACCGCGCCGGGGGCGAAGACCTCGCCGAGCTGGTCAACCGCCGCTTCTACGGCGGGATGATCGACTCCATGCCCTGGGCCGGCACCTACCTCGGCCACGGCAGCCTGTCGCTGCACTACGTCAGCGGCGGTCAGGGCATGCCGGACACCGACACGGGAGCGGTCGAGTCGACCGACGCCGAGGTCGCGAAGGTCGTCGAGCTGGTGCTCGCGCACGCGACCGAGCGTCCGCGCGAATCCCTCATGGTCATCACCGCGAGCGAGCGTCACGCCGTGCGCGTCAACCAGGCGGTGCTGGCGGCCTTCGCGAAGCGCTCGGAGCTGGCCGACTTCATCCTGGGCGACCGGGCGGAGCCGTTCACCGTTGTCACCCTCGACCAGTCGGTCGGGCAGAGCCGCGACCGTGTCATCTTCTCCATCGGCTACGGCCGCACCCCGCACGGGCGACTGCTGTCGAACTTCGGCGCGCTCGCGGAGCCGGGCGGCGACCGCCTGCTCGCTGTCGGCATGACCCGCGGTCGCCGCGGAATGGACATCGTCTCCTGCTTCCGGCCGGAGGACATCGACGAGACCCGGATGCGGCACGGCATCGCGGCGCTCGCCCAGGTGCTGGGGGAGGCGGACCAGATCCAGGCCGCCGCTCCGGAGTACCTGAGCCCGGACGCGGACCCGATGGTGCTCGACCTCGCCAAGCGCCTGGCCCGTCGCGGCCTCGACGTGCACCTCGGCTACCGCGGCAAGCTGACCCTCGTCGCCTCGCACGGCGGCCGCGCGGTCGCGGTGGAGACCGACCAGGACGTGTCGAAGGGCAGCCTCCGCGAGTCGCTGCGCCTCCGTCCGGACGTGCTGCGGCGCCTCGGCTGGCACTACCTGCGCGTGCACAGCTTCGAGCTGTTCGCCGACCCGGACGCCGTCGCCGGCCGCATCGCCAAGCTCATCGGCAAGACGGAGCCGGACGCCGAGACGGCGCCGATCACGCTGCCGCCGCTCGCGTAG